A genome region from Solanum pennellii chromosome 12, SPENNV200 includes the following:
- the LOC107006097 gene encoding uncharacterized protein LOC107006097: MKGHAPSSPSANAPKNRGECNDKNSQNFKDRPAQSQGSVAQGGIWAPGYGRCGRNHTGKCRDGQSGCLKCTQKGYCMKECPKNKQGGGNPGNKAQSSSVAPLDMAAPRGATSGTGGRANCFYAITSPQEQENSPDVVMGMIKVFTFDVYVC; the protein is encoded by the coding sequence ATGaaggggcatgcaccatcatctccTAGTGCAAATGCGCCCAAAAACAGAGGTGAGTGTAATGACAAGAATTCGCAGAACTTCAAGGATAGACCAGCCCAAtcccaaggtagtgtggcacaaggaggtATTTGGGCTCCTGGATATGGTAGGTGTGGTAGAAACCACACCGGCAAGTGTCGTGATGGCCAGTCAGGCTGTTTAAAGTGTACTCAAAAGGGGTACTGCATGAAAGAGTGTCCTAAGAATAAGCAGGGAGGTGGAAATCCAGGAAATAAagcccaatcttcatcagttgccCCACTAGACATggctgcacctagaggagccacTTCTGGTACTGGCGGACGGGCAAACTGcttctatgcaatcactagcccccaagagcaagagaactccCCAGATGTTGTTATgggtatgatcaaagtatttacttttgatgtttatgtttgttAG
- the LOC114075258 gene encoding uncharacterized protein LOC114075258, with the protein MTQSRQKSYTDIRRRPLEFEVDEWVYLNISPIKGFMRFGKKGKLIPRYIRPYRIYKRVGDVAYELELPPELAAVHPVFHISILKKFMGDPSLIIPTENVEIKDRLSYEETLVQILDRQVRKLRIKEVASVMVL; encoded by the coding sequence ATGACACAGAgtcgccaaaagtcctacacagatATTAGGAGAAGGCCgttagagtttgaggtggatgaGTGGGTATATCTTAATATTTCACCCATTAAGGGgtttatgaggtttggtaagaaggggaaacttattCCCCGGTATATTAGACCTTATAGAATATACAAGAGAGTTGGcgatgtagcttatgagttggagctaccaccAGAATTAGcagcggttcatccggtatttcatatATCCATATTGAAGAAGTTCATGGGTGATCCATCATTGATAATACCAACtgagaatgttgaaattaaGGATAGATTATCCTATGAAGAAACTCTGGTCCAAATTTTGGATcgtcaagttcgcaagttgaggatAAAGGAAGTGGCGTCAGTCATGGTTCTttag